The following coding sequences lie in one Zingiber officinale cultivar Zhangliang chromosome 2B, Zo_v1.1, whole genome shotgun sequence genomic window:
- the LOC122048800 gene encoding uncharacterized protein LOC122048800 has translation MATYKLPDLQADQTSSSTIYLFGDTRVPNNELNVIQAGWHMSTSLYNSSYPRFFTYLTSDGYETGCINLQCGTAGFVSTTNIYGPGSFIQQFSTYGGEQKYISILISRDNNTGNWWVTYNDELPLGYFPKELVPKMDDYADAMQMGGHVYSPSNVPSPPMGSGHPSNEGRNKAAYFIQVQFVDESNNLFALNENYIEAKVDIGDYYSISDNHYVDDKDKYVFAYGGAGGFK, from the exons ATGGCGACATATAAGCTTCCGGATCTACAAGCCGATCAAACATCATCCAGCACTATATATCTTTTTGGCGATACAAGGGTTCCAAACAATGAACTCAATGTGATCCAGGCTGGTTGGCAT ATGTCAACATCCTTGTACAATTCTAGTTATCCTCGATTTTTTACTTATTTGACT aGCGATGGGTATGAGACAGGATGTATAAATTTGCAATGTGGTACTGCTGGTTTTGTTAGCACCACTAATATTTATGGACCTGGAAGTTTTATTCAGCAATTTTCTACTTATGGCGGTGAACAGAAATATATATCCATACTAATCAGTAGg GATAATAATACAGGGAATTGGTGGGTTACATATAATGATGAGCTACCACTTGGGTATTTCCCTAAGGAATTGGTTCCAAAGATGGATGATTATGCAGATGCAATGCAAATGGGTGGGCATGTTTACTCTCCCTCGAATGTGCCTAGTCCTCCGATGGGTAGTGGTCATCCAAGTAATGAAGGACGTAATAAAGCCGCTTATTTCATTCAAGTTCAGTTTGTGGATGAATCGAATAACTTGTTCGCTTTGAATGAAAATTATATTGAAGCTAAAGTTGATATCGGTGATTATTATAGCATATCGGATAATCATTATGTAGATGATAAAGATAAATATGTTTTTGCTTATGGAGGAGCTGGAGGCTTCAAATAA